A single region of the Sciurus carolinensis chromosome 16, mSciCar1.2, whole genome shotgun sequence genome encodes:
- the Tex101 gene encoding testis-expressed protein 101, producing MRAYHFQDFLFLFLLGVSSLTLAQHMYCHKGVYVNVEDDPTHTFNWTTEKVDTCDNGELCQETVLLIKAGPKTAVLATKGCFPQLIESVTFVKHTPPPGLTAVSFNNYCEDPLCNSQQSIADFWKPEMTSDTDMSTTLHCPTCVAVGTCLSAPSLPCPNGTTRCYRGKIELNGGGIDSSVEVKGCTNLIGCRLMARISAVGPMTVKEVCPHQSVYQSRKTESGATWLLVSVWCLGLLLPLLLQSLIHFS from the exons ATGCGAGCCTACCATTTCCAGGATTTCCTGTTCCTCTTTCTCCTAGGAGTCTCCTCCTTGACCT TGGCCCAACATATGTATTGTCATAAGGGTGTGTACGTGAATGTAGAAGATGACCCAACCCATACATTTAACTGGACCACAGAGAAAGTTGATACTTGTGACAATGGAGAACTTTGCCAGGAAACTGTATTATTGATTAAAGCAG GGCCCAAGACAGCTGTTTTGGCCACTAAGGGCTGCTTCCCTCAATTGATTGAGTCAGTGACATTTGTGAAGCACACTCCACCTCCTGGTTTGACTGCAGTATCCTTTAATAACTACTGTGAGGATCCACTTTGCAACAGCCAACAGAGTATAGCTGACTTTTGGAAACCAGAAATGACCTCAG ATACTGATATGTCAACAACCCTCCATTGCCCAACCTGTGTGGCTGTGGGGACCTGTTTAAGTGCTCCTTCTCTGCCTTGTCCCAATGGTACAACTCGATGCTATCGAGGAAAAATTGAGCTCAATGGAG GAGGCATTGACTCATCTGTGGAGGTCAAAGGCTGTACAAACCTAATTGGTTGCAGGCTGATGGCCAGAATCTCAGCAGTAGGACCCATGACGGTGAAGGAAGTGTGTCCTCATCAGTCTGTCTATCAATCCCGAAAGACTGAAAGTGGGGCCACTTGGCTTCTTGTTTCAGTTTGGTGTTTAGGGTTATTGCTACCATTGCTGCTGCAATCACTTATCCATTTTTCCTGA